The DNA segment CCCTCGCGGACTCATCGTTACCTGACTCTTACCGCTATTACCATACACATTAACTTGCCATTGATGCGCCCTTACTCCAGCATTCATCCATATATCGCTGCTTCCCAATTTTGCTCTTCTACTCCATTGTGCATAACCTGATACCCTATTAATTTCGACAAAATTAGTAGCCCTTACATTTTGATAAGGTGTTAACGGTCCTGTATAAGGGTTATAAGGCTGATCATTTATTGGTGTATCTATAACAGGAGCTGGTAATGCAAACCCTGCCGAGTCGATTACCTCCCACTCTACTAAACGGTCGCGAATGTCTTCACGAGTATATTTTACACCCCATTCTATAAGATTACTTTTTATGTCATGAAATCCTTTTACTTCGGCATTTACTATAAGAGCATCAAGGTCATTACGAGCATGATTTAACTGCGAACCTGCTCCACGAGCCGATTGTATCTCACCAAAAGTATCTGAACCTATATTAGTATCTACCTCACCCAGTGCATATTGTGCTAGTATATCAAAATGCTCTTGTTCTTGCGTGTGATATATAGAGCCAATTACCTTAAACTTAAAGTTTTCTGAAACTTCATAGGTAGATTTAAAAGCTCCAAAATAGGTTTCATACTCATCCTTTTCTTGCCCATCATAATAAATTTGTAAAGCAATAGGCTCATCTATAGTACCAAAATTAGTTTGACGTGTTAATGGTTGGTAGTGGTACTTATTTTGTGACATATTACCTAAAAAACTAAGCTCCCACTTATCAGTAGGCTTAAAGTTCACCATCGTTTGCACATCGGCAAAGGTGGGCTTAAAATTGGTTTCTGTCTCCTGACTATTTACTAACAGACTATTATCACGATAACGTGCCCCTATTATACCACTCCATTTTTTATTTTTTGATAACGACTCAAGAGTAAGGCTACCGCCTAGAAAACTAGCCTCTACCTCTGCACCAAAACCTTTTGGTCGGCGGTAAGTAATATCTAGTACTGATGATAGTTTATCGCCATAACGTGCCTGAAAACCTCCCGATGAAAAATCGACATTCTCTATCATAGCAGTATTAGTAAAGCTTAGCCCTTCCTGCTGTCCTGAACGAATAAGGAATGGACGATATATCTCGATATCTTCTACATAGACCAAGTTTTCGTCATAATTACCACCACGCACTGCATATTGAGTACTCAACTCATTATTACTATTACCTCCAAGTAATTTTATAATATTTTCTACCCCTGCATTAGCTCCAGGTATTTTTCTAATTGTTTCGGGCGATATATTAGTTATACCTTCTACCCGTTTCCTACCTGTTTTGGCATCAATTACAATATTATTAAGTGTCTCTGTTCCTGTAAGCATAAAGGAG comes from the Flavobacterium arcticum genome and includes:
- a CDS encoding TonB-dependent receptor, with the translated sequence MKTINKLLTLTFILFSSVLFAQKSPILYGVLLDEHNVPIDGVSVYYDVPSGRVTTTTDRSGFYSINIPVNTPVNVFFSHISFKLSSIENVEMGYNDSFEFNSFMLTGTETLNNIVIDAKTGRKRVEGITNISPETIRKIPGANAGVENIIKLLGGNSNNELSTQYAVRGGNYDENLVYVEDIEIYRPFLIRSGQQEGLSFTNTAMIENVDFSSGGFQARYGDKLSSVLDITYRRPKGFGAEVEASFLGGSLTLESLSKNKKWSGIIGARYRDNSLLVNSQETETNFKPTFADVQTMVNFKPTDKWELSFLGNMSQNKYHYQPLTRQTNFGTIDEPIALQIYYDGQEKDEYETYFGAFKSTYEVSENFKFKVIGSIYHTQEQEHFDILAQYALGEVDTNIGSDTFGEIQSARGAGSQLNHARNDLDALIVNAEVKGFHDIKSNLIEWGVKYTREDIRDRLVEWEVIDSAGFALPAPVIDTPINDQPYNPYTGPLTPYQNVRATNFVEINRVSGYAQWSRRAKLGSSDIWMNAGVRAHQWQVNVYGNSGKSQVTMSPRGQFTIKPDWKRDMLFRIAGGLYHQPPFYRELRDSLGVVNPNVKAQQSIHIVLGNDYSFKLSGRPFKLVTEAYYKKLDDVNTYTLENVRIRYRANNDAVAYAYGLDVRMNGEFVPGTESWVTFGYLKTEENYRDKGYIARPTDQRLKFGILFQDYVPNIPSLKMYLNLVYNTGLPGGSPSYADPYVYQSRLNDYRRADAGFAYVFTDGTKAYDKGHWLAMFKELSVGLEIFNLFDNQNAITNTWVRDVYTKSQYGIPNYLTSRVFSIKLNARI